Proteins found in one Halobaculum sp. MBLA0147 genomic segment:
- a CDS encoding M48 family metallopeptidase, which translates to MFLFAVLDRFGVVELLLTIGESGVSITPPPISKLVGVSPTSGLVGGVVVLIGTAVTVNAEALPVGDVLEDVPTLLTVATGVAGLYVWGTEVAALVPTSNPAVLLVIVVVLPFGAYLTLWSWRDRTRKTVERIVETITEAGTPATESAPEVAATAARLAQQVDIERPTVYVTDTDRPESFTLGSGGDAIVVVSTGLLERLDENEQAAVLAHEISHLANNDIRLSMAAFTPLYVLDREMTRLEERPVTRLPVLRQLSRLIRILLKHLFFRPLRLCARVGVRVLSVGREYAADRGSVALTGHPSALATALTKLDTDRSKPEMDRREWEETLAVLDILPPETVGESTGSLETHPPTSERVDRLKRLAARQERE; encoded by the coding sequence ATGTTCCTGTTCGCCGTACTCGATCGGTTCGGCGTGGTCGAACTCCTCCTCACGATCGGAGAGAGCGGCGTCTCGATCACGCCACCACCGATCTCGAAGTTGGTCGGGGTGTCACCCACGAGTGGGTTGGTGGGTGGGGTCGTCGTGCTGATCGGGACCGCCGTGACGGTCAACGCCGAGGCGCTCCCGGTCGGTGACGTTCTGGAGGACGTGCCGACTCTGCTGACGGTCGCTACGGGTGTGGCTGGACTGTACGTCTGGGGGACCGAGGTTGCAGCGCTGGTACCCACGTCGAACCCAGCGGTCCTCCTCGTGATCGTCGTCGTGCTCCCGTTCGGTGCGTACCTCACGCTCTGGTCGTGGCGCGACCGGACGCGCAAGACCGTCGAACGGATCGTGGAGACGATTACGGAGGCAGGTACCCCGGCGACGGAGTCGGCTCCCGAGGTCGCCGCGACGGCGGCCCGACTCGCTCAGCAGGTCGACATCGAGCGGCCGACGGTGTACGTCACCGATACCGACCGGCCGGAGTCGTTCACACTCGGGAGTGGTGGTGACGCGATCGTCGTCGTCTCGACGGGGCTCCTCGAACGACTCGACGAGAACGAACAGGCTGCAGTGCTGGCACACGAGATCAGTCATCTCGCGAACAACGACATCCGCCTGTCGATGGCGGCGTTCACACCGTTGTACGTCCTCGACCGCGAGATGACCAGGCTGGAAGAACGGCCGGTGACCCGGTTGCCGGTGCTCCGGCAACTCAGCCGACTGATACGGATACTGCTGAAGCACCTGTTCTTCCGTCCGCTCCGTCTGTGTGCGCGGGTAGGGGTGAGAGTCCTCTCGGTCGGCCGGGAGTACGCGGCAGACCGCGGGAGCGTGGCACTGACCGGCCACCCGTCTGCACTGGCGACTGCACTCACGAAACTCGACACCGATCGTTCGAAGCCGGAGATGGACCGCCGCGAGTGGGAGGAGACACTCGCCGTGCTCGACATCCTGCCACCCGAGACCGTCGGCGAGTCGACTGGGTCGCTCGAGACTCACCCACCGACGAGCGAGCGTGTGGATCGACTGAAGCGACTAGCTGCGCGACAAGAGCGGGAGTGA
- a CDS encoding NmrA/HSCARG family protein yields the protein MATNILVTGATGTQGGAVIDSLLGGEYGEFEVFGLTRDASSDAATALDARGVTLVEGDMTDADAMRTAVDGMDAVFAVTTFFEAGPEAEREQGITLADAALEAGVEHFVLSSVGSADADTGLAHFESKADVEAYVAELGLPATVLRPVFFLQNFEAMLRSEIEDGRLPLALSPETELAVVDARDIGRAAAAALADPERFLGETITLAGDSLTTAEMAAAFADALGREVEPIALDVDDYRAAAGDEMADMFVWFDEVGYDVDPDALRAEYGIETTDLETYLAESEVWKPVGTAVN from the coding sequence ATGGCAACGAACATTCTCGTGACCGGTGCGACGGGCACCCAGGGCGGCGCAGTGATCGACAGTCTTCTCGGCGGCGAGTACGGCGAGTTCGAGGTCTTCGGCCTGACACGCGACGCGAGCAGCGACGCCGCGACGGCACTGGACGCCCGCGGTGTGACCCTCGTCGAGGGCGACATGACCGACGCCGACGCGATGCGGACGGCCGTCGACGGGATGGACGCCGTCTTCGCCGTGACGACGTTCTTCGAGGCCGGCCCCGAGGCGGAACGTGAGCAGGGGATCACCCTGGCCGACGCCGCCCTGGAGGCGGGCGTCGAGCACTTCGTCCTCAGCTCCGTCGGGAGCGCGGACGCCGACACGGGGCTGGCACACTTCGAGTCGAAGGCCGACGTGGAGGCGTACGTCGCCGAGTTGGGCCTCCCGGCGACCGTGCTGCGCCCGGTGTTCTTCCTGCAGAACTTCGAGGCGATGCTCCGCTCGGAGATCGAGGACGGACGGCTCCCGCTGGCGCTGTCCCCCGAGACGGAACTCGCGGTCGTGGACGCCCGCGACATCGGCCGGGCCGCCGCCGCGGCGCTGGCCGACCCCGAGCGGTTCCTCGGCGAGACGATCACCCTCGCCGGCGACTCGCTGACGACCGCCGAGATGGCGGCGGCGTTCGCCGACGCGCTCGGGCGCGAGGTGGAGCCGATCGCACTCGACGTCGACGACTACCGCGCCGCCGCGGGCGACGAGATGGCCGACATGTTCGTCTGGTTCGACGAGGTCGGCTACGACGTGGACCCGGACGCACTCCGCGCGGAGTACGGCATCGAGACGACCGACCTGGAGACGTACCTCGCCGAGAGCGAGGTCTGGAAGCCGGTCGGCACCGCGGTGAACTGA
- a CDS encoding anion permease: MLTLLGAVGIAVAVFVGFNIGGSSTGVAFGPAVGGRLVRKVTAAALFTLFALVGAWTVGRNVIDTMSSSIVPAAQFSPLASVGVLFFTGLSLLISNLYGVPASTSMTAVGAIVGLGLATGSLNEALMFTILSAWIVAPLVGFATGAVIGRYLYPHLDRRVAFTRLDDHLVQLDRTGTVPRPSLNRNASPRDLVGSLAVVAIACYMGFSAGASNAANAVAPLVGSQGPLSVDVGVLLAVGAFGLGGFTIARRTLDTVGDDITELPILAALIVSVVGGTIITVLSALGIPASLAVSTTCCIIGLGWGRASRAATLTDLATPSPEPTPEVAGSTGSLKAAEPDAAPTSPTVGELAEGETPTAPDGGSPSVPEIGEPDDDTLAAESLFDPAAAKRIVLLWVATPTLAVVGSYPLFLLVV, encoded by the coding sequence ATGCTGACGCTACTCGGGGCGGTCGGGATCGCGGTCGCGGTGTTCGTCGGATTCAACATCGGTGGCTCCTCCACTGGCGTCGCCTTCGGCCCGGCGGTGGGTGGACGACTGGTGCGGAAAGTGACCGCCGCGGCGCTGTTCACGCTGTTCGCACTCGTCGGGGCGTGGACGGTCGGCAGGAACGTGATCGACACGATGAGCAGCAGTATCGTCCCGGCGGCGCAGTTCTCGCCGCTCGCGAGCGTCGGCGTCCTGTTCTTCACCGGGCTCTCCTTGCTGATCTCGAACCTCTACGGCGTCCCCGCCTCTACGTCGATGACGGCCGTCGGCGCCATCGTCGGCCTCGGGCTCGCCACGGGGTCGTTGAACGAGGCACTGATGTTCACCATCCTCTCGGCGTGGATCGTCGCCCCGCTGGTCGGGTTCGCCACCGGCGCCGTGATCGGGCGCTACCTCTACCCGCACCTCGACCGGCGCGTGGCGTTCACGCGGCTCGACGACCACCTCGTCCAACTCGACCGCACGGGGACGGTTCCCAGACCCAGTCTCAACCGGAACGCCTCGCCGCGGGACCTCGTGGGCTCGCTCGCGGTCGTCGCCATCGCCTGTTACATGGGTTTCTCCGCGGGCGCCTCGAACGCCGCGAACGCCGTGGCGCCGCTCGTGGGATCGCAGGGGCCGCTGAGCGTCGACGTGGGTGTCCTCTTAGCCGTCGGCGCGTTCGGTCTCGGCGGGTTCACTATCGCGCGCCGGACGCTCGACACGGTCGGTGACGACATCACCGAACTGCCGATCCTCGCCGCCCTGATCGTCTCCGTCGTCGGCGGGACGATCATCACGGTGCTCTCGGCGCTGGGCATCCCCGCCAGTCTCGCCGTCTCGACGACGTGTTGTATCATCGGTCTCGGGTGGGGTCGAGCGAGTCGGGCCGCGACGCTGACGGACCTGGCGACACCCTCGCCCGAGCCGACGCCGGAGGTTGCGGGGTCGACGGGATCACTGAAGGCCGCCGAACCGGACGCCGCGCCGACGAGTCCGACCGTCGGGGAGTTGGCCGAGGGTGAGACGCCGACGGCACCCGACGGTGGATCGCCGAGTGTCCCCGAGATCGGGGAGCCGGACGACGACACGCTGGCCGCAGAGAGTCTGTTCGACCCCGCCGCCGCGAAGCGGATCGTCCTGCTGTGGGTCGCGACACCCACCCTCGCCGTCGTCGGGTCGTACCCGCTGTTCCTGCTGGTGGTGTGA
- a CDS encoding PIN domain-containing protein, whose product MILDTSFLIDLFDGRDAAFEKGTELSASDRVQRVPAPVVTELSYGAAFGDEGEVRRVHNALQMYPVVEQDEGVARRAGELLAAADERAGGESGVDTVDSMVAAVADLHGEPVLTDNVTDFERLDVSVESY is encoded by the coding sequence GTGATCCTCGACACGTCGTTCCTGATCGACCTGTTCGACGGGCGAGATGCAGCCTTCGAGAAGGGGACCGAACTCTCTGCGTCGGACCGAGTGCAACGTGTCCCCGCCCCAGTCGTCACAGAGCTCTCGTACGGCGCCGCGTTCGGCGACGAGGGGGAGGTGCGACGTGTCCACAACGCACTCCAGATGTACCCCGTCGTCGAACAAGACGAGGGAGTCGCCCGTCGTGCCGGGGAACTGCTCGCGGCGGCCGACGAGCGGGCCGGCGGCGAGAGTGGTGTCGACACTGTCGACTCGATGGTGGCTGCAGTCGCCGATCTACACGGAGAACCAGTGTTGACCGACAACGTCACCGACTTCGAGCGACTCGACGTGTCGGTCGAGTCGTACTGA
- a CDS encoding deoxyhypusine synthase produces MFEDDPVGHATVAGGMTVAELVEQYGDAGIGAAAVNEAADVTAEMLGNDDCTVFLSLAGAMVPTGMRRIVADLIRDGYVDALITTGANLTHDAIEAIGGKHHHGDEGPGHAAQYDHGGHGHDHGEHDHGGHGHDGRGGYGEHADGDDADDDPGAETDRDTDDEPATLRDHDERLRAEEVDRIYDVYLPQEHFALFESHLREEVFPPLAEEGTVSIARLCEQLGRANAAVNEREEIDEGPGVAAAAYEHDVPIYCPAVQDSVLGLQAWMYTQTSDMRLDATADMTPLTDQAFDADDAGCLLVGGGVPKNFTLQTMLVTPRAYDYAVQITMDPEATGGLSGATLEEARSWGKLETDARNASVYGDATVFLPLLVAAARERIEG; encoded by the coding sequence TTGTTCGAGGACGATCCGGTCGGCCACGCGACCGTCGCCGGGGGGATGACGGTCGCCGAACTCGTCGAGCAGTACGGGGACGCCGGGATCGGCGCCGCGGCGGTCAACGAGGCGGCCGACGTGACCGCCGAGATGCTTGGGAACGACGACTGTACCGTCTTCCTCTCGCTGGCGGGTGCGATGGTGCCGACCGGGATGCGGCGGATCGTCGCTGACCTGATCCGCGACGGCTACGTCGACGCCCTGATCACCACGGGCGCGAACCTCACTCACGACGCCATCGAGGCCATCGGCGGGAAACACCACCACGGCGACGAGGGACCGGGTCACGCTGCACAGTACGACCACGGCGGACACGGTCACGACCACGGTGAACACGATCACGGTGGACACGGTCACGACGGACGCGGAGGCTACGGCGAACACGCAGACGGTGACGACGCGGACGACGATCCGGGCGCGGAGACCGACCGGGACACGGACGACGAGCCGGCGACGTTGCGTGACCACGACGAACGGCTCCGTGCAGAGGAGGTCGACCGGATCTACGACGTCTACCTCCCGCAAGAACACTTCGCGCTGTTCGAGTCGCACCTCCGCGAGGAGGTGTTCCCGCCGCTGGCCGAGGAGGGGACGGTCTCGATCGCTCGCCTGTGTGAACAACTGGGTCGCGCGAACGCCGCGGTGAACGAACGTGAGGAGATCGACGAGGGGCCGGGCGTCGCCGCGGCGGCCTACGAACACGACGTGCCGATCTACTGTCCCGCGGTGCAAGACTCCGTGCTCGGACTCCAGGCGTGGATGTACACCCAGACGAGCGACATGCGCTTGGACGCGACGGCCGACATGACGCCGCTGACGGACCAGGCGTTCGACGCCGACGACGCCGGCTGTCTCCTCGTCGGCGGCGGCGTCCCGAAGAACTTCACCCTCCAGACGATGCTCGTCACGCCCCGGGCGTACGACTACGCCGTCCAGATCACGATGGACCCCGAGGCGACCGGTGGGCTCTCCGGCGCGACGCTGGAGGAGGCCCGCTCGTGGGGGAAACTGGAGACCGACGCCCGCAACGCCTCGGTGTACGGGGACGCGACGGTGTTCCTCCCGCTACTCGTCGCGGCGGCGCGCGAACGCATCGAAGGGTGA
- a CDS encoding bacteriorhodopsin has protein sequence MIPWRLVGAVVLAVGTIPPLFQGAVDEDRRDFYAVLAGVTGIAAVAYLAMGLGIGDVTTAGRTWNVVRYADWLVTTPLIVLYLAMLSQPTRATYLRLVAADVVMILAGASANVLPAPFHFLAFGVGAVAFAYLVYVLWLRLGVESSVESQGRRALFEKLRNVTIVLWGIYPVVWLLSTKGLGLLLPGTETVVIVYLDVLTKAAFVVVAVNGSDAIDAEAATAEAIFGD, from the coding sequence GTGATCCCGTGGCGACTCGTCGGGGCGGTCGTCCTCGCCGTGGGGACGATCCCGCCGCTGTTCCAGGGTGCCGTCGACGAGGATCGGCGGGACTTCTACGCGGTACTGGCGGGCGTGACGGGCATCGCTGCCGTCGCGTACCTCGCGATGGGACTCGGGATCGGCGACGTGACGACCGCCGGCCGGACGTGGAACGTCGTCCGGTACGCGGACTGGCTGGTGACGACCCCGCTGATCGTGTTGTACCTCGCGATGTTGAGCCAGCCGACGCGGGCGACGTACCTCCGGTTGGTCGCCGCGGACGTGGTGATGATCCTGGCTGGCGCGAGTGCGAACGTCCTGCCGGCGCCGTTCCACTTCCTCGCCTTCGGCGTGGGAGCGGTGGCGTTCGCGTACCTCGTGTACGTGTTGTGGCTGCGGCTCGGTGTCGAGTCGAGCGTCGAGTCGCAGGGGCGTCGGGCGTTGTTCGAGAAGCTCCGGAACGTCACGATCGTGTTGTGGGGGATCTACCCGGTCGTATGGCTGCTGTCGACGAAGGGACTCGGCCTCTTGCTCCCCGGCACGGAGACGGTCGTGATCGTCTACCTCGACGTGTTGACGAAAGCCGCCTTCGTCGTTGTCGCGGTCAACGGCAGCGACGCCATCGACGCCGAGGCCGCCACCGCCGAAGCCATCTTCGGCGACTGA
- a CDS encoding methyl-accepting chemotaxis protein, producing the protein MSFTDVWRTVVPETIRRRFAAKLLLALLAVIGLTVGFGAFVQTQTAADLRADADAELTTTAEIRGETLDTWLSGVEKQTRLTSRHPAVTSGEADRVREHFRSLVGTDTVPEAVIAVHYYDTDAKVIRVSSASRLEGISPAEKGAPFARNPPTFEGPSDTYVSDPFSVPVVDHPVLTVISPVPGVEDRAVIYMIDLRQRVESLATVRQGSIVVVNDDGEFVSHPDTSRIGDRWTGMDAMRAAGGSSGSDVTAGTDTAGATFVERGDTLTAATTIEAADWTVVVRTPREVAYALGENVTSGILGLILLTMATLGLVGAVVGSDTVSSLRQIAVRANRMAEGDLDVTLETRREDEFADLAETFTEMRDSLRESLSEAETAREEAERARSEAEAQADRLARTAEEYETVMRAVADGDLTRRVDADADDEAMRAIGEAFNEMVADIERTLADVTAFSATVAEAVASTADSVAAVTEANEDVRASVSEIADGATQQAEDLATVESEMGQLSASAEEVASTVETVAATSRRAADAGDTGRERAEEALAEMEAIREQTEASTEAIETLESEVAEIAEIAELIGDIADQTNLLALNASIEAARAGGEAGDAGDGFAVVADEVKSLAEETKESAEEVESRIAAIRSHTEDTVAGMHETGDRVRDGTETVEAAIESLEEIVEHVEGVDDDIQEIASATEQQARSSEAVVDTVEEVASISEETSAEAATVDEATSRQTETLSRVADDADGLADRAERLQSLLANFEIDADGASEGATEPADTSGVRESRAADDTAVSDGGDRR; encoded by the coding sequence ATGAGTTTCACCGACGTGTGGCGGACCGTCGTTCCGGAGACGATCCGGCGGCGGTTCGCGGCCAAACTCCTCTTGGCGTTGCTGGCTGTGATCGGTCTCACGGTCGGGTTCGGGGCGTTCGTCCAGACACAGACGGCCGCAGACCTGCGAGCCGACGCCGACGCGGAGCTGACGACGACCGCCGAGATCCGCGGGGAGACGCTCGACACTTGGCTCTCGGGTGTGGAAAAACAGACCCGACTCACCTCGCGACACCCGGCGGTGACCTCCGGGGAGGCGGATCGCGTCCGTGAGCACTTCCGCTCGCTCGTGGGCACGGACACCGTCCCGGAGGCGGTGATCGCGGTCCACTACTACGACACGGACGCGAAGGTGATCCGCGTCAGTTCCGCGAGTCGACTGGAGGGGATCAGCCCCGCCGAGAAGGGAGCGCCGTTCGCACGGAACCCGCCGACGTTCGAGGGGCCGAGTGACACCTACGTCAGCGACCCGTTCTCGGTACCTGTGGTCGACCACCCGGTCTTGACGGTGATCTCGCCGGTTCCCGGGGTCGAGGATCGCGCGGTGATCTACATGATCGACCTCCGACAACGCGTCGAGAGTCTAGCGACGGTCCGCCAGGGGTCGATCGTCGTGGTGAACGACGACGGCGAGTTCGTCTCGCACCCGGACACGAGCCGGATCGGCGACCGGTGGACGGGGATGGACGCGATGCGTGCCGCCGGGGGCAGTTCGGGGAGCGACGTGACCGCCGGCACCGACACGGCGGGGGCGACGTTCGTCGAGCGCGGCGACACACTCACCGCGGCGACGACGATCGAGGCCGCCGACTGGACGGTCGTCGTCAGGACACCACGCGAGGTCGCGTACGCACTCGGTGAGAACGTCACGTCCGGTATCCTCGGACTGATACTGCTGACGATGGCGACGCTGGGGCTCGTCGGCGCCGTCGTCGGCTCCGACACGGTGTCGTCGCTGCGGCAGATCGCCGTCCGCGCGAACCGGATGGCGGAGGGCGACCTGGACGTGACACTCGAGACACGCCGCGAGGACGAGTTCGCGGACCTCGCGGAGACGTTCACGGAGATGCGTGACTCGCTGCGCGAGTCGCTCTCGGAGGCGGAGACGGCTCGCGAAGAGGCCGAGCGGGCGCGCTCGGAGGCGGAGGCGCAGGCCGACCGGCTGGCTCGGACCGCCGAGGAGTACGAGACGGTGATGCGTGCCGTCGCCGACGGGGACCTGACGCGGCGCGTCGACGCGGACGCGGACGACGAGGCGATGCGCGCGATCGGCGAGGCGTTCAACGAGATGGTCGCCGACATCGAGCGGACGCTGGCGGACGTGACGGCCTTCTCGGCGACGGTCGCGGAGGCAGTCGCGTCGACCGCCGACAGCGTCGCGGCCGTCACGGAGGCCAACGAGGACGTCCGCGCGTCGGTGTCGGAGATCGCCGACGGGGCGACCCAGCAGGCCGAGGATCTCGCCACGGTCGAGTCCGAGATGGGGCAGTTGTCGGCCAGCGCCGAGGAGGTGGCGTCGACGGTCGAGACGGTGGCGGCGACCTCCCGTCGCGCGGCCGACGCGGGCGACACCGGCCGCGAGCGTGCCGAGGAGGCACTCGCGGAGATGGAGGCGATCCGCGAGCAGACGGAGGCGTCGACGGAGGCCATCGAGACGCTGGAGTCGGAGGTGGCCGAGATCGCGGAGATCGCAGAGTTGATCGGCGACATCGCCGACCAGACGAACCTCCTCGCGTTGAACGCCTCCATCGAGGCGGCGCGGGCGGGCGGCGAGGCCGGAGACGCGGGTGACGGCTTCGCGGTCGTCGCCGACGAGGTGAAGAGTCTCGCGGAGGAGACGAAGGAGTCTGCCGAGGAGGTGGAGTCGCGGATCGCGGCGATCCGGTCACACACCGAAGACACGGTCGCGGGGATGCACGAGACGGGCGACCGGGTTCGCGACGGGACGGAGACCGTCGAGGCGGCGATCGAGTCGCTCGAAGAGATCGTCGAACACGTCGAGGGCGTCGACGACGACATCCAGGAGATCGCCTCCGCGACGGAACAGCAGGCGCGATCCTCGGAGGCGGTCGTCGACACCGTCGAAGAGGTCGCGTCGATCAGCGAGGAGACGAGCGCCGAGGCGGCGACGGTCGACGAGGCGACGAGTCGCCAGACGGAGACGCTCTCGCGTGTCGCGGACGACGCCGACGGGTTGGCCGACCGCGCCGAGCGCCTCCAGTCGCTGCTGGCCAACTTCGAGATCGACGCCGACGGTGCCTCGGAGGGTGCGACGGAACCAGCGGACACGAGTGGTGTCCGCGAGTCGCGGGCGGCGGACGACACGGCCGTCTCCGACGGGGGTGATCGCCGGTGA
- a CDS encoding Nif3-like dinuclear metal center hexameric protein — protein MELQTLAERLDDELDTSAYADLDASANGLQVGPTRTTHEVEHVAVAVDACEATAEAAAEAGADLLVTHHGIVWGGLGRVTGQAYDRVTAFTDRDLPLYVSHLPLDGHPELGNAARLADTLDVRETEPFGSLGPEHVGRRGVAAEPYTHDELRETLADALDTGDQPVRVLPFGPDEIEDVAILTGSGTDWLGEAVEAGCDALVTGEGKGKAYHEAREAGLSVFLAGHYATETGGVRAVAERLEAWGLDTTFLEHPTGL, from the coding sequence GTGGAACTCCAGACACTCGCGGAGCGACTCGACGACGAACTGGACACGAGTGCGTACGCGGATCTCGACGCCAGCGCGAACGGGCTCCAAGTGGGTCCGACGCGGACGACACACGAGGTCGAGCACGTCGCGGTCGCGGTCGACGCCTGCGAGGCGACCGCAGAGGCGGCCGCCGAGGCCGGCGCGGACCTGCTCGTCACGCACCACGGGATCGTCTGGGGTGGACTCGGCCGCGTGACCGGGCAAGCGTACGACCGCGTGACCGCGTTCACCGACCGCGACCTCCCGCTGTACGTCTCGCACCTCCCGCTGGACGGCCACCCGGAGCTGGGGAACGCGGCGAGACTCGCAGACACACTCGACGTCCGGGAGACGGAACCGTTCGGGTCGCTCGGCCCGGAACACGTGGGACGACGCGGCGTCGCTGCGGAGCCGTACACCCACGACGAGTTGCGGGAGACGCTCGCGGACGCACTCGACACCGGCGACCAGCCGGTCCGAGTGCTCCCGTTCGGGCCCGACGAGATCGAGGACGTGGCGATCCTCACCGGGAGCGGCACGGACTGGCTCGGGGAGGCAGTCGAGGCCGGCTGTGACGCGCTCGTCACCGGCGAGGGGAAGGGGAAGGCGTACCACGAGGCGCGCGAGGCCGGGCTCTCCGTCTTCCTCGCGGGCCACTACGCGACGGAGACGGGCGGCGTCCGCGCCGTCGCGGAGCGACTCGAAGCCTGGGGACTGGACACCACGTTCCTCGAGCACCCGACGGGACTCTGA
- a CDS encoding CoA-binding protein, with translation MPVTDDDGLRELVRAESIAVVGCSTTPGKAAHDVPAYLAERGYTIHPVNPYADEVLGRDAVDSLADVHADVDLVNVFRPSEEVSGIVDEVLDRLDRRGDVWGLWLQLGVADDAALGRAEAKGLLTTQDRCLKVEHGRLVA, from the coding sequence ATGCCAGTGACGGACGACGACGGGCTGCGGGAACTGGTGCGCGCGGAGTCGATCGCCGTGGTCGGCTGTTCGACGACACCGGGGAAGGCGGCCCACGACGTACCCGCCTACCTCGCCGAGCGCGGGTACACGATCCACCCGGTGAACCCGTACGCCGACGAGGTGCTGGGTCGGGACGCAGTCGACTCGCTCGCGGACGTGCACGCCGACGTGGACCTCGTGAACGTGTTCCGACCGAGCGAGGAGGTGTCGGGAATCGTCGACGAGGTGCTCGACCGCCTGGATCGGCGCGGTGACGTGTGGGGGCTCTGGCTCCAACTCGGGGTCGCGGACGACGCGGCACTCGGCCGGGCGGAGGCGAAGGGGCTGCTCACGACACAGGATCGGTGTCTGAAGGTGGAACACGGGCGACTGGTGGCGTAG
- a CDS encoding RAD55 family ATPase, which translates to MYDVGPLDAEIEPGSNVLISGPSMTGKRDMAMDVLADGTEKGEGAIFVTTKDGADRVLELYEQRTPYQGKPVAVVDCVTRQQGVGEVRDDDDRIKYASSPVDMTRIGIQLSEFLEAFYQERNIRQNRVALHSLSTLLMYSDLQTVFRFLHVFTGRIQSVDGLGMYVIDSTAHDDQTMNTLKQLFDGVVRTHEDREPEIQLADA; encoded by the coding sequence ATGTATGACGTAGGGCCGCTCGACGCCGAGATCGAACCGGGATCGAACGTGTTGATCTCCGGGCCGTCGATGACCGGGAAACGAGACATGGCGATGGACGTACTGGCAGACGGGACCGAGAAGGGCGAGGGCGCCATCTTCGTGACGACGAAGGACGGCGCCGATCGGGTCCTCGAGTTGTACGAACAGCGGACACCCTACCAGGGGAAACCCGTCGCCGTCGTCGACTGTGTCACTCGCCAACAGGGTGTCGGCGAGGTCCGCGACGACGACGACCGGATCAAGTACGCCTCCTCGCCGGTCGACATGACGCGGATCGGGATCCAACTCTCGGAGTTCCTGGAGGCGTTCTACCAGGAGCGGAACATCCGACAGAACCGCGTCGCTCTCCACTCGCTGTCGACGCTGTTGATGTACTCGGACCTCCAGACCGTGTTCCGGTTCCTCCACGTGTTCACCGGGCGAATCCAGAGCGTCGACGGGCTGGGCATGTACGTCATCGACTCGACGGCCCACGACGACCAGACGATGAACACGCTCAAACAGCTGTTCGACGGCGTCGTCCGGACCCACGAGGACCGCGAGCCCGAGATCCAACTCGCGGACGCCTGA
- a CDS encoding PIN domain-containing protein, whose protein sequence is MTLVVDANVVISALVADSATRELVVTLRPDLLTPAFVHDEIDNYEPLIVEKSGMEPERVSQFVDLLFQYIDVVHADDFYRAIDTADDAIGDTDPDDVLYLACAVASDAAIWSDDADFDEQSLVDVYSTGDVLDTFDTV, encoded by the coding sequence ATGACGTTGGTCGTCGACGCCAACGTCGTGATCTCCGCACTCGTCGCGGATTCGGCGACGCGCGAACTCGTCGTCACACTCCGACCGGACCTGTTGACGCCCGCGTTCGTCCACGACGAGATCGACAACTACGAACCGCTGATCGTCGAGAAGTCCGGGATGGAACCGGAGCGAGTCTCACAGTTCGTCGATCTCCTGTTTCAGTACATCGACGTCGTCCACGCGGACGATTTCTATCGAGCTATCGACACGGCGGACGACGCAATCGGAGACACCGACCCCGACGACGTACTCTATCTGGCGTGTGCGGTCGCCAGTGATGCGGCCATCTGGAGTGACGACGCAGACTTCGACGAGCAGAGTCTCGTCGACGTCTACTCGACGGGTGACGTACTCGACACGTTCGACACAGTCTGA
- a CDS encoding thioredoxin family protein, whose product MSESDRIDEIRAQKREELLSEHGDGETADGAAAGTGTPSEPIHVDGADHLSELLATHDVVFADFYADWCGPCKQLEPTVEHLATQTDAAVVKVDIDANQQLAARYGVRSVPTMVLFADGEVAEQVVGVRGADRLADLIGRYT is encoded by the coding sequence GTGAGCGAGTCAGACCGCATCGACGAGATCAGAGCACAGAAGCGCGAGGAGCTGCTGTCGGAGCACGGTGACGGGGAGACTGCCGACGGTGCGGCCGCCGGCACGGGGACACCGAGTGAACCGATCCACGTCGACGGCGCCGACCACCTCTCCGAGTTGCTCGCGACTCACGACGTGGTGTTCGCGGACTTCTACGCGGACTGGTGTGGTCCGTGCAAACAACTGGAGCCGACGGTCGAACACTTGGCCACCCAGACGGACGCCGCCGTCGTGAAGGTGGACATCGACGCGAACCAGCAGTTGGCCGCTCGGTACGGCGTTCGGAGTGTCCCGACGATGGTGTTGTTCGCGGACGGCGAGGTCGCCGAACAGGTGGTCGGTGTTCGCGGCGCGGACCGGCTCGCCGATCTGATCGGCCGGTACACCTGA